The following coding sequences are from one Gemmatimonadota bacterium window:
- a CDS encoding phytanoyl-CoA dioxygenase family protein encodes MPVLTEDEIRFFKREGYLVKKGALDPELCARARERLWDDPPPSLKKDDPDSWVGPIKPEEESMDSSNYKRGYRWQYRKVGREPWMVELLAKNPVVWGAAEQMLGKGNFPEPTGVRGIYCTLPYGDVERQPRHLHVDAHAFNFAVVGYIDHVPEDGGGFTVWPKSHRTFFFDYQTRYLREPLPRMEKHREQFQSCDENSYQTHGEPGDIVFWHHRIGHMASANYSRQIRKAVLYDFKLNDMPQLQEEPPGDDIWVDWTDDVRDVSIEDGE; translated from the coding sequence ATGCCTGTGCTTACGGAAGACGAGATCCGTTTTTTCAAACGCGAAGGCTATCTGGTGAAGAAGGGTGCTCTGGATCCCGAGTTGTGCGCCCGTGCGCGCGAGCGCCTGTGGGACGATCCGCCGCCGAGTCTGAAGAAAGACGATCCCGATTCGTGGGTGGGTCCCATTAAGCCGGAAGAGGAATCAATGGATAGCAGCAATTACAAGCGCGGTTATCGCTGGCAATACCGCAAGGTGGGCAGAGAGCCCTGGATGGTCGAGTTGTTGGCAAAGAATCCGGTTGTGTGGGGTGCTGCGGAGCAGATGCTGGGTAAGGGGAATTTTCCAGAGCCTACAGGCGTGCGCGGTATTTATTGCACATTGCCCTATGGTGATGTGGAGCGCCAACCGCGTCATTTGCATGTGGATGCCCATGCGTTCAATTTTGCAGTGGTGGGTTATATCGATCACGTTCCCGAAGATGGCGGCGGTTTTACGGTGTGGCCCAAGAGCCATCGCACGTTTTTCTTCGATTACCAGACGCGCTATCTCAGGGAGCCATTGCCCCGGATGGAGAAGCATAGGGAGCAGTTTCAATCTTGTGACGAGAATTCATATCAGACGCATGGCGAACCCGGCGATATTGTTTTCTGGCATCACCGTATCGGGCATATGGCGTCGGCCAATTATTCGCGGCAGATTCGAAAGGCGGTGTTGTACGATTTCAAGCTGAACGATATGCCCCAGCTTCAGGAAGAACCCCCGGGAGATGATATCTGGGTCGATTGGACAGATGATGTACGGGATGTGTCGATTGAGGATGGGGAATGA
- a CDS encoding redoxin domain-containing protein, producing MNMPAFSGGMLMFKYVLTLILLLLPACVHAAPTPSDCDFNNSGKVDFADFIAFSQGYGTTQTQFDLNGDGAVNFRDFVLFAQFYGQTITTTTPPPTTDAPVGIQVGMQAPDFTLRTLTGESFNLYEKRGKPVFLNFWATWCSPCIAEMPAMQKLQNTMGDSIQIVGIDVRETRSQVLHFVTGYGYTWTFVLDSTGEVNNAYEVTGYPTSYFIDAKGVIVRKLNGYQNYGTFLEATRLAIDN from the coding sequence ATGAATATGCCTGCATTTTCTGGAGGTATGCTCATGTTTAAGTATGTCCTCACATTGATATTACTGCTCCTACCTGCCTGTGTACACGCAGCACCAACCCCATCAGATTGCGATTTCAACAACAGCGGCAAAGTGGATTTTGCCGATTTTATCGCATTTTCACAGGGATATGGGACAACCCAAACCCAGTTCGACCTGAACGGGGATGGCGCAGTCAATTTTCGGGACTTTGTCCTTTTTGCCCAATTCTACGGGCAGACAATCACCACAACAACCCCTCCGCCGACCACCGACGCTCCTGTTGGCATTCAAGTTGGGATGCAAGCCCCCGACTTTACGCTGAGAACCCTCACTGGCGAATCGTTCAACCTCTATGAAAAGCGCGGCAAGCCCGTATTCCTCAACTTCTGGGCAACCTGGTGTAGTCCCTGTATAGCTGAAATGCCCGCCATGCAAAAATTGCAAAATACCATGGGTGACTCTATCCAGATCGTCGGCATTGATGTACGAGAAACGCGCAGCCAGGTGCTGCATTTTGTCACAGGATATGGCTACACCTGGACTTTTGTTCTCGACTCGACGGGAGAAGTGAACAATGCGTATGAGGTTACAGGCTATCCCACATCTTATTTTATTGATGCCAAAGGTGTGATTGTCCGTAAGCTTAATGGTTACCAGAACTATGGAACGTTCTTAGAAGCAACGCGACTGGCGATAGATAATTAA
- a CDS encoding leucine-rich repeat domain-containing protein, with product MENPMRNLILSILSLLALLMYPLSLSAQNSFSLSLDVNDTAGDQAITSLNASADQIVAIQIFGKDIQNANGLAARFEYDASQVTYEGFDVGDVLPNAQALPEQGTGFVEIGIASLGGQATTNSGLVGTVRFRTTAGFSGTAIRLVRAELSRGGQFETVNLNIRIALQLQALTSDFDGDGMVNFADFLAFAGQFGTRQGDGRYEAKYDLDSDGAIGFGDFLIFSSSFGKGGPSSGGGSTLIVDIPDANLRAVIADSLGKASGASISRREIASVTVLEVPNSNIRDLTGLEFATRLTRLNLDMEGLSNSNRIYDLSPLSSLTNLTSLELSFTGLTDISALGHLTSLTTLWLRHNLISDISPLANLTNLEELHLRDNLISDISPLANLTNLKRLNLRDNFTLDISPLANLTNLEALDLVSNNISDVSALAGLTNLIGLDLSSNNISDVSALAGLTNLIVLVLGENAISDVSTLAGLTRLERLDLSSNNISDVSALAGLTNLIMLGLDSNNISNVAILANLTNLIYLALGNNAISDVSALAGLNYLTGLGLSRNTISDISVLSDLTGLKWLYLDYNTIVDISPLVANTGLGSEDRVDLRGNPLSATSINTHIPALQGRGVDVIFGASKPAVGENERGLFTPHLPADTTP from the coding sequence ATGGAGAACCCGATGCGGAATCTGATTCTATCAATTTTATCACTACTCGCGCTTCTGATGTACCCCCTGTCTCTTTCGGCGCAAAATAGTTTTTCCCTCTCGCTGGATGTAAATGATACCGCAGGTGATCAAGCAATCACATCCCTCAATGCGTCCGCAGATCAAATTGTCGCCATTCAGATCTTCGGCAAAGATATACAAAATGCGAACGGCCTTGCAGCGCGCTTTGAATACGATGCCAGTCAAGTGACTTACGAGGGCTTTGACGTGGGTGACGTCTTGCCCAATGCTCAGGCACTCCCAGAGCAAGGTACAGGTTTTGTCGAAATTGGCATTGCATCTCTGGGTGGTCAAGCGACAACCAATAGCGGTCTGGTGGGTACCGTTCGCTTTCGCACAACAGCCGGGTTCTCGGGCACAGCGATTCGGTTGGTCCGTGCAGAACTCAGTCGAGGAGGACAATTTGAGACTGTAAATCTGAATATTCGCATTGCGTTACAGTTACAAGCCCTCACATCGGACTTCGACGGCGATGGTATGGTTAATTTTGCCGACTTTCTGGCATTTGCGGGTCAGTTTGGGACCCGTCAGGGCGATGGGCGATATGAAGCGAAGTACGATCTGGACAGCGATGGCGCGATTGGCTTTGGCGATTTTCTGATCTTTAGCAGCAGCTTTGGCAAAGGAGGGCCTTCTTCTGGCGGTGGCAGTACATTGATCGTTGACATTCCAGATGCAAACCTGCGTGCGGTCATTGCGGACAGTCTGGGCAAGGCGAGTGGTGCGTCGATCAGCAGAAGAGAGATAGCGAGCGTGACCGTTCTTGAAGTACCGAACTCGAACATCAGAGATTTGACCGGACTGGAGTTTGCAACTCGTCTGACAAGATTAAATCTTGATATGGAGGGTTTGAGTAATAGTAACCGTATATACGACCTCTCGCCATTATCAAGCCTGACCAACCTGACAAGCCTGGAGCTTTCCTTCACCGGTCTTACAGATATATCCGCGCTGGGACACTTGACCAGTCTGACAACGCTATGGCTACGGCATAACTTAATCTCGGATATATCGCCGCTTGCGAACTTAACAAATCTGGAAGAGCTGCATCTTAGAGACAACTTAATCTCGGATATATCGCCGCTTGCGAACTTAACAAATCTGAAACGGCTGAATCTTAGAGACAACTTTACCCTGGATATATCGCCGCTTGCGAACTTGACAAATCTGGAAGCGCTGGATCTTGTCTCTAACAACATTTCAGATGTGTCGGCACTGGCGGGCTTGACCAACCTGATAGGGCTGGATCTTAGCTCTAACAACATCTCGGACGTGTCGGCACTGGCGGGCTTGACCAACCTGATAGTGCTGGTGCTTGGCGAAAACGCGATCTCAGATGTCTCGACACTGGCGGGCTTGACCAGGTTGGAAAGGCTGGATCTTAGCTCTAACAACATCTCAGATGTGTCGGCACTGGCAGGCTTGACCAACCTGATAATGCTGGGGCTTGACTCTAACAACATCTCGAATGTGGCTATACTGGCGAACTTGACAAATCTGATATATCTGGCGCTTGGCAACAACGCGATCTCGGATGTGTCGGCACTGGCGGGCTTAAACTATCTGACGGGACTAGGTCTTTCGCGCAACACTATCTCGGACATCTCGGTACTCTCAGACTTGACCGGTCTGAAATGGCTGTATCTTGACTACAACACCATCGTGGATATCTCGCCATTAGTGGCAAATACGGGATTGGGCAGTGAAGATAGGGTTGATTTGAGAGGAAACCCGCTAAGTGCCACATCAATCAACACGCACATTCCAGCCCTTCAAGGCAGAGGGGTTGATGTGATCTTTGGTGCGTCGAAGCCTGCGGTAGGTGAGAATGAGCGGGGTTTATTTACCCCTCATCTTCCCGCTGATACGACGCCGTAA